The following coding sequences are from one Phyllostomus discolor isolate MPI-MPIP mPhyDis1 chromosome 11, mPhyDis1.pri.v3, whole genome shotgun sequence window:
- the VDAC3 gene encoding voltage-dependent anion-selective channel protein 3 isoform X1: protein MCNTPTYCDLGKAAKDVFNKGYGFGMVKIDLRTKSCSGVMEFSTSGHAYTDTGKASGNLETKYKVCNYGLTFTQKWNTDNTLGTEISWENKLAEGLKLTLDTIFVPNTGKKSGKLKASYKRDCFSLGSNVDIDFSGPTIYGWAVLAFEGWLAGYQMSFDTAKSKLSQNNFALGYKAADFQLHTHVNDGTEFGGSIYQKVNEKIETSINLAWTAGSNNTRFGIAAKYKLDCRTSLSAKVNNASLIGLGYTQTLRPGVKLTLSALIDGKNFNAGGHKVGLGFELEA from the exons ATGTGTAACACACCAACTTACTGTGACCTAGGAAAGGCTGCCAAGGATGTCTTCAACAAAGGATATG GGTTTGGCATGGTCAAAATAGACCTGAGAACCAAGTCATGTAGTGGAGTG Atg GAATTTTCTACTTCTGGCCATGCCTATACTGATACAGGGAAAGCTTCAGGCAACCTAGAGACCAAATATAAGGTCTGTAACTATGGACTTACCTTCACCCAAAAATGGAACACAGACAATACTCTTGGAACAGAAATCTCTTGGGAGAATAAG ttggcCGAAGGGTTGAAACTTACTCTTGATACCATATTTGTACCGAACACAGG aaagaaGAGTGGGAAATTGAAGGCCTCTTATAAACGGGATTGTTTCAGTCTTGGCAGTAATGTTGATATAGATTTTTCTGGCCCAACCATCTATGGCTGGGCTGTATTAGCCTTTGAAGGTTGGCTTGCTGGCTATCAGATGAGTTTTGACACGGCCAAATCCAAACTGTCACAGAATAATTTCGCCCTGGGTTACAAGGCTGCAGACTTCCAGCTGCACACTCATGT GAACGATGGCACTGAATTTGGAGGGTCTATCTACCAGAAGGTTAATGAGAAGATTGAAACATCAATAAACCTTGCCTGGACAGCTGGCAGTAACAACACCCGCTTTGGCATCGCTGCTAAATACAAGTTGGATTGTAGAACTTCTCTCTCT GCTAAAGTAAATAATGCCAGCCTGATTGGATTGGGTTATACTCAGACTCTTCGACCAG GAGTCAAACTGACCCTATCAGCTTTAATCGATGGAAAGAACTTCAATGCAGGAGGTCACAAGGTTGGGTTGGGATTTGAACTAGAAGCTTAA
- the VDAC3 gene encoding voltage-dependent anion-selective channel protein 3 isoform X2 — MCNTPTYCDLGKAAKDVFNKGYGFGMVKIDLRTKSCSGVEFSTSGHAYTDTGKASGNLETKYKVCNYGLTFTQKWNTDNTLGTEISWENKLAEGLKLTLDTIFVPNTGKKSGKLKASYKRDCFSLGSNVDIDFSGPTIYGWAVLAFEGWLAGYQMSFDTAKSKLSQNNFALGYKAADFQLHTHVNDGTEFGGSIYQKVNEKIETSINLAWTAGSNNTRFGIAAKYKLDCRTSLSAKVNNASLIGLGYTQTLRPGVKLTLSALIDGKNFNAGGHKVGLGFELEA; from the exons ATGTGTAACACACCAACTTACTGTGACCTAGGAAAGGCTGCCAAGGATGTCTTCAACAAAGGATATG GGTTTGGCATGGTCAAAATAGACCTGAGAACCAAGTCATGTAGTGGAGTG GAATTTTCTACTTCTGGCCATGCCTATACTGATACAGGGAAAGCTTCAGGCAACCTAGAGACCAAATATAAGGTCTGTAACTATGGACTTACCTTCACCCAAAAATGGAACACAGACAATACTCTTGGAACAGAAATCTCTTGGGAGAATAAG ttggcCGAAGGGTTGAAACTTACTCTTGATACCATATTTGTACCGAACACAGG aaagaaGAGTGGGAAATTGAAGGCCTCTTATAAACGGGATTGTTTCAGTCTTGGCAGTAATGTTGATATAGATTTTTCTGGCCCAACCATCTATGGCTGGGCTGTATTAGCCTTTGAAGGTTGGCTTGCTGGCTATCAGATGAGTTTTGACACGGCCAAATCCAAACTGTCACAGAATAATTTCGCCCTGGGTTACAAGGCTGCAGACTTCCAGCTGCACACTCATGT GAACGATGGCACTGAATTTGGAGGGTCTATCTACCAGAAGGTTAATGAGAAGATTGAAACATCAATAAACCTTGCCTGGACAGCTGGCAGTAACAACACCCGCTTTGGCATCGCTGCTAAATACAAGTTGGATTGTAGAACTTCTCTCTCT GCTAAAGTAAATAATGCCAGCCTGATTGGATTGGGTTATACTCAGACTCTTCGACCAG GAGTCAAACTGACCCTATCAGCTTTAATCGATGGAAAGAACTTCAATGCAGGAGGTCACAAGGTTGGGTTGGGATTTGAACTAGAAGCTTAA